From a single Bradyrhizobium sediminis genomic region:
- the ligA gene encoding NAD-dependent DNA ligase LigA: MAVKAKKAPADVASLTKAQAKVEHMRLALEIERHDQAYYQQDAPVISDAEYDALRKRFNAIEARFPELVTGESPSQKIGAAPSGKFKKVRHAVPMLSLDNAFAEEDVLDFVGRIRRFLKLGDDDRIDFSAEPKIDGLSMSLRYEGGELVTAATRGDGAEGEDVTANIRTLKDVPQKLKGRNVPDICEVRGEVYMTKQAFLALNKKQVAAGEAPFANPRNSAAGSLRQKDSSITASRPLGFFAYAWGQMAEMPAETQTGMIEWFERCGFKTNPLTKLCHSVEQLIAFHRKIEEQRAGLDYDIDGVVYKVDRLDWQERLGFVSRTPRWGIAHKFPAERAMTVLRDIEIQVGRTGSFTPVGKLEPVGVGGVIVQNVTLHNEDYIKGIGGDGEPLREGRDIRIGDTVIIQRAGDVIPQVVDVVLDKRPRGAKAFQFPKKCPCPLHTDVVREETATGEEGARARCTGEFACPYQKIEHLKLFASRRAFDIEGLGEKQIQFFFEQEWVKEPADIFTLQARNAKLKLEQIEGYGETSVRNLFAAIEERRRISLERFIFALGMRHVGETTALALARGYGSWKAFHDACLKVARDDEEAIAEMDALDQIGDTVIASIKAYFGESHNRGIVERLTKEVTILDAEKPKSNSAIAGKTVVFTGSLEKMTRDEAKAMAERLGAKAAGSVSKKTDYVVAGPGAGSKLAEAKKHGVEVLTEDEWLKLIGQ; the protein is encoded by the coding sequence ATGGCCGTCAAAGCGAAGAAAGCGCCCGCCGACGTCGCAAGCCTCACCAAGGCGCAGGCCAAGGTCGAGCATATGCGGCTGGCGTTGGAGATCGAGCGCCACGACCAGGCCTACTATCAGCAAGACGCGCCTGTCATCTCGGACGCCGAATACGACGCGCTGCGCAAGCGCTTCAACGCCATCGAGGCGAGGTTTCCCGAACTCGTCACCGGCGAATCGCCGTCGCAGAAGATCGGCGCGGCGCCGTCAGGGAAATTCAAGAAGGTCCGGCATGCGGTGCCGATGCTCTCGCTCGACAACGCCTTTGCCGAAGAGGACGTGCTCGATTTCGTCGGCCGCATCCGCCGCTTCCTCAAGCTCGGCGACGACGACAGGATCGACTTCAGCGCCGAACCGAAGATCGACGGGCTGTCGATGTCGCTGCGCTATGAGGGCGGCGAGCTCGTCACCGCAGCCACCCGCGGCGACGGCGCGGAAGGCGAGGACGTCACCGCCAATATCCGCACCCTCAAGGACGTGCCGCAGAAACTGAAGGGCCGCAACGTGCCCGATATCTGCGAAGTGCGCGGCGAGGTCTATATGACCAAGCAGGCGTTCCTCGCGCTCAACAAGAAGCAGGTTGCGGCCGGAGAAGCCCCGTTCGCCAATCCGCGCAATTCGGCGGCGGGCTCGTTGCGCCAGAAGGATTCCTCGATCACCGCCTCGCGGCCGCTCGGCTTCTTCGCCTATGCCTGGGGGCAGATGGCGGAGATGCCGGCGGAGACGCAAACCGGCATGATCGAATGGTTCGAGCGCTGCGGCTTCAAGACCAATCCGCTGACCAAACTGTGCCACTCGGTCGAGCAGCTGATCGCGTTTCACCGCAAGATCGAGGAACAGCGCGCCGGGCTCGATTACGATATCGACGGCGTCGTCTACAAGGTCGATCGGCTGGACTGGCAGGAGCGGCTCGGCTTCGTGTCGCGCACGCCGCGCTGGGGGATCGCGCACAAATTCCCGGCCGAGCGCGCCATGACCGTGCTCCGGGATATCGAGATCCAGGTCGGGCGCACCGGCTCGTTCACGCCGGTCGGCAAGCTCGAGCCGGTCGGCGTCGGCGGCGTCATCGTGCAGAACGTCACGCTGCACAATGAGGACTACATCAAGGGCATCGGCGGCGACGGCGAGCCATTGCGCGAGGGCCGCGATATCAGGATCGGCGACACCGTCATCATCCAGCGCGCCGGCGACGTCATCCCGCAGGTGGTCGACGTGGTGCTCGACAAGCGGCCGCGAGGCGCCAAGGCCTTCCAGTTTCCGAAGAAATGCCCGTGCCCGCTGCATACCGACGTGGTGCGCGAGGAGACCGCGACCGGTGAGGAGGGGGCGCGTGCCCGCTGCACCGGCGAATTCGCCTGTCCCTACCAGAAGATCGAGCACCTGAAACTGTTCGCCTCGCGCCGCGCCTTCGACATTGAGGGGCTGGGCGAGAAGCAGATCCAGTTCTTCTTCGAGCAGGAATGGGTGAAGGAGCCCGCCGACATCTTCACGCTGCAGGCGCGCAACGCCAAGCTCAAGCTGGAGCAAATCGAAGGCTACGGCGAGACCTCGGTGCGCAATTTGTTCGCCGCGATCGAGGAGCGGCGGCGGATTTCGCTGGAGCGCTTCATCTTCGCGCTCGGCATGCGCCATGTCGGAGAGACCACGGCGCTGGCGCTGGCGCGCGGCTACGGCTCATGGAAAGCGTTTCACGACGCCTGCCTCAAGGTCGCCAGGGACGACGAGGAGGCGATCGCCGAGATGGATGCGCTCGACCAGATCGGCGACACCGTGATCGCCAGCATCAAGGCCTATTTCGGCGAGAGCCATAACCGCGGCATCGTCGAACGGCTGACAAAAGAAGTCACCATCCTCGATGCCGAAAAGCCGAAGAGCAACTCGGCGATAGCAGGCAAGACCGTGGTGTTCACAGGCTCCCTGGAAAAGATGACGCGCGACGAAGCCAAGGCCATGGCCGAGCGGCTGGGGGCCAAGGCCGCGGGCTCGGTGTCGAAGAAGACCGATTACGTGGTCGCCGGTCCCGGCGCTGGCTCGAAGCTCGCCGAAGCCAAAAAGCACGGCGTCGAGGTGCTGACCGAGGACGAGTGGCTGAAATTGATCGGGCAGTAA
- the recN gene encoding DNA repair protein RecN — MLARLSIRDIVLIERLDIEFSRGLAVLTGETGAGKSILLDAFALALGGRGDAGLVRHGAEQGQVTAVFDVPKGHPAAAILRDNGLEDTVSENSCEMILRRVQLADGRTRAFINDQAISVQTLKAVGSALVEIHGQHDERALVDASTHRRLLDAFAGLEKDVAALEALWDARRAACAALDEHRAGMERAAREADYLRHASDELKKLKPKDGEETALAERRTTMMQGEKIASDLREAQDAVSGHHSPVAALSAAVRRLERRAGNAPALVEPAVKAIDAAINALEEADQHLTAALVAADFDPAELERIEERLFALRAASRKYSTPVDGLAALAAKYAADVALIDAGADQLKKLEAAADEADKRYGAAAAKLSAARTKSAEKLNKSVNAELAPLKLERARFMTQIDSDPKSPGPQGFDRVEFWVQTNPGTKPGPLMKVASGGELSRFLLALKVVLSDKGSAPTLVFDEIDTGVGGAVADAIGARLARLASKVQVMAVTHAPQVAARANQHLLISKDALDKGKRVATRVNALAADHRREEIARMLAGAEITAEARAAAERLLRAATA, encoded by the coding sequence ATGCTGGCGCGTCTGTCGATCCGTGACATCGTCCTGATCGAACGGCTCGATATCGAGTTTTCCCGTGGCCTCGCGGTGCTGACCGGCGAAACCGGCGCGGGCAAATCCATCCTGCTCGATGCCTTCGCGCTGGCGCTCGGCGGCCGCGGCGATGCCGGCTTGGTCCGTCATGGCGCCGAACAGGGCCAGGTCACCGCGGTGTTCGACGTGCCGAAGGGCCATCCGGCCGCGGCCATCCTCCGCGACAACGGGCTCGAGGATACGGTTTCTGAAAATTCCTGCGAGATGATCCTGCGCCGGGTGCAGCTCGCCGACGGCCGCACCCGTGCCTTCATCAACGATCAGGCGATCAGCGTGCAGACCCTGAAGGCGGTCGGCTCCGCACTGGTCGAGATCCACGGCCAGCATGACGAGCGCGCGCTGGTCGACGCCTCGACCCACCGGCGGCTGCTCGACGCCTTCGCCGGACTGGAGAAGGACGTCGCGGCGCTGGAGGCGCTGTGGGATGCCAGGCGCGCCGCCTGTGCCGCGCTCGACGAGCATCGCGCCGGCATGGAGCGCGCCGCCCGCGAGGCGGACTATCTGCGCCATGCCTCCGATGAACTGAAGAAGCTGAAGCCGAAGGACGGCGAAGAGACCGCGCTTGCCGAACGCCGCACCACCATGATGCAGGGCGAGAAGATCGCCTCCGACCTGCGCGAGGCCCAGGACGCCGTCAGCGGCCATCATTCGCCGGTCGCGGCATTGTCGGCGGCGGTGCGCCGGCTGGAACGGCGGGCCGGCAACGCGCCGGCCTTGGTCGAGCCCGCGGTGAAGGCGATCGATGCCGCCATCAATGCGCTGGAAGAAGCCGACCAGCATCTGACGGCGGCGCTGGTCGCGGCCGATTTCGATCCTGCCGAACTCGAGCGCATCGAGGAACGGCTGTTCGCCCTGCGCGCCGCATCGCGCAAATACTCGACGCCGGTCGACGGCCTGGCGGCGCTGGCCGCGAAATACGCCGCAGACGTGGCGCTGATCGACGCCGGCGCCGATCAATTGAAGAAGCTGGAGGCGGCGGCCGACGAGGCCGACAAGCGCTACGGCGCGGCAGCTGCCAAGCTCTCCGCGGCGCGAACCAAGTCGGCCGAGAAGCTCAACAAATCAGTCAATGCCGAGCTCGCGCCGCTGAAGCTGGAACGCGCCAGGTTCATGACCCAGATCGATTCGGATCCGAAGTCGCCGGGCCCGCAGGGCTTCGATCGCGTCGAGTTCTGGGTCCAGACCAATCCCGGCACCAAGCCGGGACCGCTGATGAAGGTCGCCTCCGGCGGCGAGCTGTCGCGGTTCCTGCTGGCGCTCAAGGTGGTGCTGTCGGACAAGGGTTCGGCGCCCACTCTGGTGTTCGACGAAATCGACACCGGCGTCGGCGGCGCGGTGGCGGATGCGATCGGCGCGCGGCTGGCGCGCTTGGCCTCCAAGGTGCAGGTGATGGCGGTGACCCATGCGCCGCAGGTCGCCGCAAGGGCCAACCAGCATCTTCTGATTTCCAAGGACGCGCTCGACAAGGGCAAGCGCGTCGCCACCCGCGTCAACGCGCTCGCCGCCGATCACCGCCGCGAGGAAATCGCCCGCATGCTGGCGGGGGCCGAGATCACCGCCGAGGCCCGCGCCGCCGCCGAGCGGCTGCTGCGCGCGGCGACGGCGTAG
- a CDS encoding outer membrane protein assembly factor BamD, whose amino-acid sequence MSAQRMTLELRRLSARSVLRRRGRQLLMAAGLVALAIPLSGCGTGAMWDKFLAKDDTFVEEPADKLYNEGLYLMNQRKDPKAASKKFEEVDRQHPYSDWARKSLLMSAYSFYSAGDYDNCIGAATRYVTLHPGSSDAAYAQYLIAASHYDQIPDISRDQTRTEKAIAALEEVIRKYPTSEYANSAKAKLEGARDQLAGKEMNVGRYYMQKRDYTAAINRFKTVVTQYQTTRHVEEALARLTEAYMAIGIVGEAQTAAAVLGHNFPDSRWYKDAYNLVKSGGLEPSENKGSYISRAFKKLGLG is encoded by the coding sequence ATGTCGGCACAGCGTATGACGCTCGAACTACGCAGGCTTTCGGCTCGTTCGGTCCTCAGGCGCCGCGGGCGGCAGCTGCTGATGGCCGCGGGCCTGGTGGCCTTGGCGATCCCCCTGAGCGGATGCGGCACCGGCGCGATGTGGGACAAGTTCCTCGCCAAGGACGACACCTTCGTCGAAGAACCGGCGGACAAGCTCTACAATGAGGGCTTGTACCTGATGAACCAGCGCAAGGATCCGAAGGCGGCGTCGAAGAAGTTCGAGGAAGTCGACCGCCAGCATCCTTATTCCGACTGGGCGCGCAAATCGCTGCTGATGTCGGCCTACTCTTTCTACAGCGCCGGCGACTACGACAACTGTATCGGCGCCGCGACCCGCTACGTCACCCTGCATCCCGGCAGCTCCGATGCCGCCTACGCGCAATATCTGATCGCGGCCTCGCATTACGACCAGATTCCGGACATTTCCCGCGACCAGACCCGGACCGAGAAGGCGATTGCCGCGCTCGAGGAAGTGATCCGCAAATATCCGACGTCGGAATACGCCAACAGCGCCAAGGCCAAGCTCGAAGGCGCCCGCGATCAGCTCGCCGGCAAGGAAATGAATGTCGGCCGCTATTACATGCAAAAGCGCGACTACACCGCCGCCATCAACCGCTTCAAGACGGTCGTGACCCAGTACCAGACCACGCGGCATGTCGAGGAAGCGCTGGCGCGCCTGACCGAGGCCTATATGGCGATAGGTATCGTCGGCGAGGCGCAAACCGCCGCCGCCGTGCTTGGCCACAACTTTCCTGACAGCCGCTGGTACAAGGACGCCTATAATCTTGTAAAGTCCGGCGGTCTCGAGCCGAGCGAGAACAAGGGTTCCTATATTTCCAGGGCCTTCAAGAAACTGGGTCTCGGCTAG
- the lpxC gene encoding UDP-3-O-acyl-N-acetylglucosamine deacetylase codes for MKFSRQTTLRSQATVTGVGVHSGLPVNLTLGPAPIDAGFIFVRTGLDGCDREVRASAESVIATEFATTLGDRDGPLVSTAEHVLAALRGMGVDNAVIEVDGPEVPIMDGSAAAFVAAIDQAGIFTQSASRRFIQVLKPVQVTMGKSFGELRPQAAGFRAEVEIDFANPVIGRQSYMLDLSPERFRREICRARTFGCMSDVAKLWSAGFALGASFENSVVFDDERLLNAEGLRYSDECARHKVLDAVGDLALAGLPLLGAFRSVRGGHKLNHAVLTALMADRSAWRVIEAETARRTRAYAEVGSGMVGGMVAPAYGPDVS; via the coding sequence ATGAAATTCAGCCGGCAGACAACGCTTCGGTCGCAAGCCACCGTGACGGGCGTCGGCGTTCATTCCGGTTTACCCGTCAACCTGACCCTCGGACCTGCACCCATCGATGCAGGTTTTATTTTTGTCCGCACCGGACTGGATGGCTGCGACCGCGAAGTTCGGGCGTCAGCCGAATCCGTGATCGCCACCGAATTCGCCACCACGCTGGGCGATCGTGACGGCCCGCTGGTCTCGACCGCCGAGCACGTGCTTGCTGCGCTGCGGGGCATGGGCGTCGATAACGCCGTGATCGAAGTCGATGGTCCCGAAGTTCCAATCATGGACGGCAGCGCCGCAGCTTTCGTCGCCGCGATCGATCAGGCCGGTATCTTCACCCAATCCGCTTCCCGCCGCTTCATCCAGGTCTTGAAGCCGGTGCAGGTAACGATGGGCAAATCGTTCGGTGAATTGCGCCCCCAAGCGGCCGGGTTCCGCGCCGAGGTCGAGATCGACTTCGCCAATCCGGTGATCGGCCGTCAGAGCTACATGCTCGATCTCAGCCCCGAACGGTTCCGCCGCGAGATTTGTCGCGCCCGTACCTTCGGCTGCATGAGCGACGTGGCGAAGCTGTGGAGCGCCGGGTTTGCACTCGGCGCGTCCTTCGAGAATTCGGTGGTATTCGACGATGAGCGCCTGCTCAACGCCGAGGGGCTGCGTTACAGCGACGAATGCGCGCGCCACAAGGTTCTCGACGCGGTCGGCGATCTCGCGCTGGCAGGGCTGCCGCTGCTCGGCGCCTTTCGTTCGGTGCGCGGCGGCCACAAGCTCAATCACGCGGTGCTGACCGCCCTGATGGCCGATCGCAGCGCCTGGCGGGTGATCGAGGCCGAAACCGCTCGCCGCACGCGGGCCTATGCGGAAGTCGGCAGCGGAATGGTGGGCGGCATGGTCGCCCCGGCCTACGGCCCCGACGTTTCCTGA
- the ftsZ gene encoding cell division protein FtsZ: MALNLTPPDISELKPRITVFGVGGAGGNAVNNMITAGLQGVDFVVANTDAQALTMSKAQRIIQMGTQVTQGLGAGSQPDVGAAAAQEVLDEIRDHLSGANMVFVTAGMGGGTGTGAAPVIAKTAREMGILTVGVVTKPFHFEGQRRMRTAESGIAELHKVVDTLLIIPNQNLFRVANEKTTFADAFAMADQVLYSGVACITDLMVKEGLINLDFADVRAVMREMGKAMMGTGEASGDKRALTAAEAAIANPLIDDSSMKGARGLLISITGGKDLTLFEVDEAATRIREEVDQDANIIVGATFDESLDGIIRVSVVATGIEQAMIARNATAPAATSTNAAAPSAPAATTPDTRLADLTARLRADNARLAERAQKLESASPAPAAPAAPQQRASSSVERAALAAIAAAVAPEVPQPVAAPLQPANYGDVTVRPIAQKPTLFPDHEVARVETPEPATPETFIPQAAERPPVRAPRMPKFEDLPMPAQNEIRQARGEVEEEHPQKTRMSLLQRLANVGLGRRDEETEPPIAARASGPSMAPMPPLPDRKPQRSVAQQIAAHEPVSEYARRPAPQGLDVHGRPAPVAAAPQGDDHLDIPAFLRRQSN, encoded by the coding sequence ATGGCACTCAATCTTACCCCCCCTGACATCAGCGAGCTGAAACCGCGGATCACCGTCTTCGGCGTCGGCGGAGCTGGCGGCAATGCCGTCAACAACATGATCACCGCCGGGCTTCAGGGTGTCGATTTCGTCGTCGCCAACACCGACGCGCAGGCGCTGACCATGTCGAAGGCGCAGCGCATCATCCAGATGGGCACCCAGGTCACCCAGGGCCTGGGGGCCGGTTCGCAGCCGGACGTCGGCGCGGCCGCGGCCCAGGAAGTGCTCGACGAAATCCGCGACCATCTCTCGGGCGCCAACATGGTGTTCGTCACCGCCGGCATGGGCGGCGGCACTGGCACCGGAGCCGCCCCCGTCATCGCCAAGACCGCGCGCGAGATGGGCATCCTCACCGTCGGCGTGGTGACCAAGCCGTTCCACTTCGAAGGCCAGCGCCGCATGCGCACCGCGGAGTCCGGCATCGCCGAACTCCACAAGGTGGTCGATACGCTCCTGATCATCCCGAACCAGAACCTGTTCCGGGTCGCCAACGAAAAGACCACCTTCGCCGACGCCTTCGCGATGGCCGACCAGGTGCTCTATTCGGGCGTCGCCTGCATCACCGACCTGATGGTCAAGGAAGGCCTGATCAACCTCGACTTCGCCGACGTGAGGGCGGTGATGAGGGAAATGGGCAAGGCGATGATGGGCACCGGCGAAGCCTCCGGCGACAAGCGCGCCCTGACCGCGGCCGAGGCCGCGATCGCCAATCCCTTGATCGACGACTCCTCGATGAAGGGCGCCCGCGGGCTCTTGATCTCGATCACCGGCGGCAAGGACCTGACCCTGTTCGAGGTCGACGAAGCCGCAACCCGGATTCGCGAGGAAGTCGATCAGGACGCCAACATCATCGTCGGCGCCACCTTCGACGAGAGCCTCGACGGCATCATCCGCGTCTCCGTGGTCGCCACCGGCATCGAGCAGGCGATGATCGCGCGCAACGCCACGGCGCCTGCCGCGACCTCCACCAATGCGGCGGCGCCGTCCGCCCCGGCCGCCACCACCCCGGACACCCGCCTCGCCGACCTGACGGCGCGGCTGCGCGCCGACAATGCGCGCCTGGCCGAGCGCGCCCAGAAGCTCGAATCCGCCAGTCCGGCGCCGGCGGCTCCCGCCGCGCCGCAACAGCGCGCCTCCAGCAGCGTCGAACGCGCGGCGCTCGCCGCCATCGCCGCGGCGGTCGCCCCGGAAGTGCCGCAGCCGGTTGCCGCGCCGCTGCAGCCGGCGAACTACGGCGATGTCACGGTTCGCCCGATCGCGCAGAAGCCGACCTTGTTCCCGGATCACGAGGTCGCGCGCGTCGAGACCCCTGAACCGGCGACGCCCGAAACCTTCATCCCGCAGGCAGCCGAGCGTCCGCCGGTTCGCGCCCCCAGGATGCCGAAATTCGAAGACCTGCCGATGCCCGCGCAAAACGAGATCCGGCAGGCCCGCGGCGAAGTCGAGGAGGAGCATCCGCAAAAGACCCGGATGTCGCTGCTGCAGCGCCTGGCCAATGTCGGCCTCGGCCGCCGCGACGAAGAGACCGAGCCGCCGATCGCGGCCCGCGCCTCCGGTCCGTCCATGGCACCGATGCCGCCGCTGCCGGACCGCAAGCCCCAGCGCTCGGTGGCGCAGCAGATCGCGGCCCACGAACCGGTATCGGAATACGCTCGCCGCCCGGCGCCCCAGGGATTGGACGTCCACGGCCGCCCGGCGCCTGTTGCGGCAGCGCCACAGGGCGACGATCATTTGGATATCCCGGCCTTCCTGCGCCGCCAGTCGAACTGA
- the ftsA gene encoding cell division protein FtsA: MTGLDRYQTPKTRPMPQKRTALVASLDIGTSKIACMIARLKPCPPNEALRGRSHAVELIGYSQIQSRGVKAAAVVDLAECEQAVRQAVALAERMAKVRVESVLLSVSGGRLQGHLVEAAADIKGGAVTQADVSRITSAGMRHATGEGRTVLHALPVDYALDGVKGIRDPRGMVARQFGVDMNVVTSDATVAKNLMLVVERCHLNVEAMAASPYVAGLSVLTDDEADIGAAVVEMGAGTTTIATYSGGRFVHAGGFAVGGQHITMDLARGLSACIADAERIKTLYGTVLTGGSDARELMSVPAAGDNERDAPQIVSRATIANIVRHRAEEIFEMVRDRLADSPFAAEPRARVVLSGGASQLTGLPELATQILGRPVRIGRPLGFGRLPNEAKSASFAVPSGLLVYPQYAHLEHVEPRHTRQLRTGTDGYFGKVGRWLREGF; the protein is encoded by the coding sequence ATGACCGGCCTTGACCGCTATCAGACCCCGAAGACGCGCCCGATGCCGCAGAAGCGCACCGCGCTGGTGGCGTCCCTCGATATCGGCACCAGCAAGATCGCCTGCATGATCGCGCGGTTGAAGCCGTGCCCGCCGAACGAGGCGCTGCGCGGCCGCAGCCATGCCGTCGAGCTGATCGGCTACAGCCAGATCCAGTCGCGCGGCGTCAAGGCCGCCGCGGTGGTCGATCTTGCCGAATGCGAGCAGGCGGTGCGCCAGGCGGTGGCGCTGGCCGAACGCATGGCCAAGGTCCGGGTCGAGTCGGTGCTGCTCTCGGTCTCGGGCGGCCGGCTGCAGGGTCATCTGGTCGAAGCCGCGGCCGACATCAAGGGCGGCGCGGTCACGCAGGCCGACGTCAGCCGCATCACCTCCGCCGGCATGCGCCATGCCACCGGCGAGGGCCGCACCGTGCTGCATGCGCTGCCGGTCGATTACGCCCTCGACGGCGTCAAGGGCATTCGCGACCCCAGGGGCATGGTGGCGCGGCAGTTCGGCGTCGACATGAACGTGGTCACGTCCGATGCGACCGTGGCCAAGAACCTGATGCTGGTGGTCGAGCGCTGCCATCTCAACGTCGAAGCCATGGCGGCGAGTCCTTATGTCGCAGGCCTTTCGGTCTTGACCGACGACGAGGCCGATATCGGCGCCGCGGTGGTCGAAATGGGGGCCGGCACCACCACCATCGCCACCTATTCCGGCGGGCGCTTCGTGCATGCCGGCGGATTTGCGGTCGGCGGGCAACACATCACCATGGATCTTGCGCGCGGCCTCTCGGCATGCATTGCGGATGCCGAGCGAATCAAGACGTTATATGGCACCGTGCTGACCGGCGGGTCCGACGCGCGTGAGTTGATGTCCGTGCCGGCGGCCGGCGACAACGAGCGGGATGCACCGCAGATCGTGTCTCGAGCCACGATCGCGAACATCGTCCGGCACCGCGCCGAGGAGATTTTTGAAATGGTCAGGGACCGGCTCGCGGATTCCCCCTTTGCGGCAGAGCCGAGGGCGCGAGTTGTCTTGAGCGGCGGCGCTTCGCAGCTCACCGGCCTTCCGGAACTCGCGACCCAGATCCTCGGCCGGCCGGTGCGCATCGGCCGTCCGCTCGGCTTCGGCCGGCTGCCCAACGAGGCCAAGAGCGCGTCGTTCGCGGTGCCTTCGGGCCTGCTGGTCTATCCGCAATACGCTCACCTTGAACATGTCGAACCGCGGCATACGCGGCAGCTCAGGACAGGGACTGACGGTTATTTCGGAAAGGTCGGACGATGGCTTCGCGAGGGCTTCTGA
- a CDS encoding cell division protein FtsQ/DivIB, with the protein MDGAGRLARSLRSLGPQADLKAAAIGAVVLLRERLGLPRAKARPHLERQPPPRLIGFIEQHLPRRAGLAATVLLLLGSAGLGVVKGGHLEAFTAALSDTRNAIANSAGFRITTVAINGRKQLTQDEVLGIGGVNGRSSLLFLDAATVRDKLKANPWIAEATVLKLYPGRLQIDIVERSAFALWQHDGRLAVISDDGAVLEPYLSRRFISLPLVVGKGAETHARDFLALLARYPQVRNLTKAAIFVGERRWNLRLRDGLDIRLPENNVGNALAALSKLDKEERLFSRDIVAVDMRLPDRLTVQLSEDAAKAREELFKDKKSKKKAGDA; encoded by the coding sequence ATGGATGGTGCAGGACGCCTCGCCCGATCGCTGAGATCGCTGGGGCCCCAAGCTGACCTGAAAGCGGCCGCCATTGGCGCGGTCGTGCTGCTGCGCGAGCGGCTGGGCCTGCCGCGGGCAAAGGCCAGGCCGCACCTCGAACGCCAGCCGCCGCCCCGCCTGATCGGATTTATCGAGCAGCATCTGCCGCGCCGCGCCGGCCTTGCCGCCACCGTGCTGCTGCTGCTCGGCAGCGCCGGACTCGGCGTCGTCAAGGGCGGGCATCTCGAAGCGTTCACCGCGGCGCTGAGCGACACCCGCAATGCGATCGCCAATTCCGCCGGCTTTCGCATCACCACGGTCGCCATCAACGGTCGCAAGCAGCTGACCCAGGACGAGGTGCTCGGGATCGGCGGCGTCAACGGCCGCTCGTCGCTGCTGTTTCTCGACGCCGCCACCGTGCGCGACAAGCTGAAAGCCAATCCCTGGATCGCCGAAGCCACGGTGCTGAAGCTCTATCCCGGCCGGCTCCAGATCGACATCGTCGAACGCTCGGCGTTCGCGCTGTGGCAGCATGACGGCCGGCTGGCGGTGATTTCCGACGACGGCGCGGTGCTCGAGCCCTATCTGTCGCGGCGCTTCATCTCGCTGCCGCTGGTGGTCGGCAAGGGCGCCGAAACCCATGCGCGCGATTTCCTGGCGCTGCTGGCGCGCTATCCGCAGGTGAGGAACCTCACCAAGGCCGCGATCTTCGTCGGCGAGCGGCGCTGGAACCTGCGTCTCAGGGACGGTCTCGATATCCGCCTGCCGGAAAACAACGTCGGCAATGCGCTGGCGGCGCTGTCGAAACTCGACAAGGAAGAACGGCTGTTCTCGCGCGACATCGTCGCCGTCGACATGCGCCTGCCTGACCGGCTGACGGTGCAGCTGTCGGAAGACGCGGCCAAGGCCCGCGAGGAGCTGTTCAAGGACAAGAAGTCGAAGAAGAAGGCCGGTGACGCATGA
- a CDS encoding D-alanine--D-alanine ligase family protein, producing MRATILFGGTNKERLVSVASAQALHQALPEADLWFWDVDDTVHDVRSEALLGHARPFEDDFKPGNRGVGLEQALDKAKAEGRVLVLGLHGGRAENGELQAMCEMRGIPFTGSGSASSHLAFDKVAAKRFAAIAGVKAPAGIALADIDAAFAEYGKLIAKPARDGSSYGLIFVNAKQDLAAVRNAARTEDYLIEPFVSGVEATCGVLEQSDGSVFSLPPIEIVPAEGGFDYTAKYLLKSTQEICPGRFTPEITRQIMDEALKAHKALSCSGYSRSDFIISERGPVFLETNTLPGLTKASLYPKALKAQGIGFADFLHDQIVLATRHTQK from the coding sequence ATGCGGGCTACCATCCTTTTCGGCGGCACCAACAAGGAGCGCCTGGTTTCGGTCGCTTCCGCCCAGGCGCTGCATCAGGCCTTGCCTGAAGCCGACCTGTGGTTCTGGGATGTCGACGACACCGTGCATGACGTCCGCTCCGAGGCGCTGCTTGGCCATGCGCGGCCGTTCGAGGATGATTTCAAGCCCGGAAACCGTGGCGTCGGGCTCGAACAGGCGCTCGACAAGGCGAAGGCGGAGGGCCGCGTGCTGGTGCTCGGCCTGCACGGCGGCAGGGCGGAGAACGGCGAGCTTCAGGCGATGTGCGAGATGCGCGGCATCCCGTTCACCGGCTCCGGCTCGGCGTCGTCGCATCTGGCCTTCGACAAGGTGGCGGCCAAGCGCTTCGCCGCGATCGCGGGGGTGAAGGCGCCGGCCGGCATTGCCCTGGCAGATATCGACGCGGCGTTTGCCGAATACGGCAAGCTGATTGCCAAGCCGGCGCGCGACGGCTCGAGCTATGGGCTGATCTTCGTCAACGCGAAGCAGGATCTCGCCGCCGTCCGCAACGCCGCCAGGACCGAAGATTATCTGATCGAGCCGTTCGTCTCGGGCGTGGAGGCGACCTGCGGCGTGCTGGAACAGTCCGACGGTTCGGTGTTCTCACTGCCGCCGATCGAGATCGTTCCGGCCGAGGGCGGCTTCGACTACACTGCCAAATACCTGCTCAAATCGACCCAGGAGATCTGCCCCGGGCGCTTCACGCCCGAAATCACCAGGCAAATCATGGACGAGGCGCTGAAAGCCCATAAAGCACTTTCATGCAGCGGCTACTCCCGGTCGGACTTCATCATCTCGGAGAGGGGACCGGTCTTCCTCGAAACCAACACCCTGCCGGGGCTGACCAAGGCTTCGCTCTATCCGAAGGCGCTCAAGGCCCAGGGCATCGGGTTTGCCGATTTCTTGCACGATCAGATCGTTCTGGCGACACGGCACACGCAAAAGTAG